The Candidatus Tumulicola sp. genomic sequence AAAGCTACACCCGGTCGGGCGGACATCTCGGCCTTGACTATCGACTTTAGCGTACTCATCGCGGTTGTCTACTGGGTCGCCGCCGCCGTGGGCGTCGCATCATTTCTCTTGACCTTCCAGGTCACCGCCATGCGCGTCTTGGGGCGCGCGCGCACGCAGCACCTGGAACGGTTCGAAGCGACCTGGAAGGCGATCCTTGACGGTCCGCCACAGCCGATCGATCAGCTCCCGGGCGTGGAGGCCGCCGACCTCACGGTCTTGATGATCCTATGGAATGAAGCGCAAGAAGCGGCATTGAGCCGTGATGCTGGTCGCGATGCGAAGAGGCGCAGCTATCTCAATGAGATCGCCGGCCACACCGGGCTGGGGCAAAGCGCGCTGCACCGGCTGCGAGGGCGTGACCTCGCCAGGCGCCTTTCCGCCATCACGCTGTTGGGCCACTTCGGCGAGCGTTCTGCCACGCCGGCGCTGACCGGCTTCGTCTTGTCGCCGAGCGCGCTGATCTCGTTCGCTTCCGCGCGCGCTTTGCTGCAGATCGATTCCGTCGAGGCGGGGCGTTTCGTCGCCCTCATGGTCGAGCGCACCGATTGGTCGCCGTTCAAATTGCTTTCGGTCGTGCGCCAAGAAACCGCGTCGCTCGTCGAGCCCCTGGTCGCCGCCG encodes the following:
- a CDS encoding HEAT repeat domain-containing protein, with product MTIDFSVLIAVVYWVAAAVGVASFLLTFQVTAMRVLGRARTQHLERFEATWKAILDGPPQPIDQLPGVEAADLTVLMILWNEAQEAALSRDAGRDAKRRSYLNEIAGHTGLGQSALHRLRGRDLARRLSAITLLGHFGERSATPALTGFVLSPSALISFASARALLQIDSVEAGRFVALMVERTDWSPFKLLSVVRQETASLVEPLVAAVQEFPPAASSRLIPYLAFFDAAKAMPAIRRVLETGADAEQIREALKVLGAIAAATDAGLAGKFATHPDWRVRVQAANAIGRLGRKTQAPILTALLGDTHWWVRYRAAEALAKLNAVSSLQRLLEKHPDRFARDVLRQVIGERELAARSGGA